A window of Drosophila subobscura isolate 14011-0131.10 chromosome E, UCBerk_Dsub_1.0, whole genome shotgun sequence contains these coding sequences:
- the LOC117889888 gene encoding thioredoxin-related transmembrane protein 1 isoform X1, with protein sequence MQCNSQLVAASCVIAVLMLVTAQSTHAATSQAGLQPGGKLIELDEDNWHLMLKGEWMIEFFAPWCPACKNLAPTWERFARVAKDVKVEVAKIDVTTSPSLSGRFFVTALPTIYHVKDGEFRQYRGARDGDALLHFLKKQQWQSIEPLSAWKKPDTIHMSVLSYFFKLSHTLKHTQKFFKDFNGRLQEEYGLPTWGSYALFAIATIFVGAALGLLLVCLVDFVYPPKKSQRRSFSESQDNLAEGVEDLATEEIEDDGEAADDDEEQPEDSVEEEEEEEDDEDKSSTKDSNDVPVFQKEAHKVVDELEKIEKEVAKQSGDAGLEKLEKTDQVRKRKPRKAD encoded by the exons atgCAGTGTAATTCGCAGCTTGTGGCCGCGTCATGTGTCATAGCGGTATTGATGTTAGTGACCGCGCAGTCGACACATGCGGCTACGTCTCAGGCAGGACTGCAGCCAGGTGGCAAGCTAATCGAATTGGACGAGGATAATTGGCACTTGATGCTGAAAGGCGAATGGATGATTGAATT CTTTGCTCCATGGTGCCCGGCATGCAAGAACCTGGCACCAACTTGGGAACGGTTCGCACGCGTTGCGAAGGATGTCAAGGTGGAGGTCGCCAAAATCGATGTGACTACATCGCCATCCCTCAGTGGCCGTTTCTTTGTCACCGCCTTGCCCACCATCTATCA CGTCAAAGATGGCGAATTTCGTCAGTATCGTGGAGCCCGCGACGGGGACGCTCTGCTACACTTTTTGAAgaaacagcagtggcagagcattGAGCCGCTGTCCGCCTGGAAGAAGCCCGACACTATCCATATGTCCGTGCTATCCTATTTCTTCAAGCTGTCGCACACCCTAAAG CACACGCAAAAATTCTTTAAGGATTTTAACGGGCGCTTACAAGAGGAATACGGACTGCCCACATGGGGCTCCTATGCTCTGTTCGCAATCGCCACCATCTTCGTTGGCGCCGCGCTGGGACTGCTTCTTGTATGCCTTGTGGACTTTGTGTATCCACCCAAAAAATCTCAGCGGCGGAGCTTCTCAGAGTCTCAGGACAATCTAGCTGAGGGCGTTGAAGACCTGGCCACCGAGGAAATCGAAGATGATGGCGAGGCTgccgacgatgatgaggagcaACCGGAAGATAGCGTCGAGGaagaagaagaggaggaggacgatgaAGACAAGAGTAGCACGAAGGACTCTAACGATGTTCCAGTTTTCCAGAAAGAGGCCCACAAAGTTGTCGATGAGTTGGAAAAGATCGAAAAAGAAGTAGCGAAGCAATCAGGAGATGCCGGTCTAGAAAAACTCGAAAAAACAGACCAAGTGCGCAAGCGCAAACCTCGCAAGGCGGATTAG
- the LOC117889888 gene encoding thioredoxin-related transmembrane protein 1 isoform X2, translating to MQCNSQLVAASCVIAVLMLVTAQSTHAATSQAGLQPGGKLIELDEDNWHLMLKGEWMIEFFAPWCPACKNLAPTWERFARVAKDVKVEVAKIDVTTSPSLSGRFFVTALPTIYHVKDGEFRQYRGARDGDALLHFLKKQQWQSIEPLSAWKKPDTIHMSVLSYFFKLSHTLKDFNGRLQEEYGLPTWGSYALFAIATIFVGAALGLLLVCLVDFVYPPKKSQRRSFSESQDNLAEGVEDLATEEIEDDGEAADDDEEQPEDSVEEEEEEEDDEDKSSTKDSNDVPVFQKEAHKVVDELEKIEKEVAKQSGDAGLEKLEKTDQVRKRKPRKAD from the exons atgCAGTGTAATTCGCAGCTTGTGGCCGCGTCATGTGTCATAGCGGTATTGATGTTAGTGACCGCGCAGTCGACACATGCGGCTACGTCTCAGGCAGGACTGCAGCCAGGTGGCAAGCTAATCGAATTGGACGAGGATAATTGGCACTTGATGCTGAAAGGCGAATGGATGATTGAATT CTTTGCTCCATGGTGCCCGGCATGCAAGAACCTGGCACCAACTTGGGAACGGTTCGCACGCGTTGCGAAGGATGTCAAGGTGGAGGTCGCCAAAATCGATGTGACTACATCGCCATCCCTCAGTGGCCGTTTCTTTGTCACCGCCTTGCCCACCATCTATCA CGTCAAAGATGGCGAATTTCGTCAGTATCGTGGAGCCCGCGACGGGGACGCTCTGCTACACTTTTTGAAgaaacagcagtggcagagcattGAGCCGCTGTCCGCCTGGAAGAAGCCCGACACTATCCATATGTCCGTGCTATCCTATTTCTTCAAGCTGTCGCACACCCTAAAG GATTTTAACGGGCGCTTACAAGAGGAATACGGACTGCCCACATGGGGCTCCTATGCTCTGTTCGCAATCGCCACCATCTTCGTTGGCGCCGCGCTGGGACTGCTTCTTGTATGCCTTGTGGACTTTGTGTATCCACCCAAAAAATCTCAGCGGCGGAGCTTCTCAGAGTCTCAGGACAATCTAGCTGAGGGCGTTGAAGACCTGGCCACCGAGGAAATCGAAGATGATGGCGAGGCTgccgacgatgatgaggagcaACCGGAAGATAGCGTCGAGGaagaagaagaggaggaggacgatgaAGACAAGAGTAGCACGAAGGACTCTAACGATGTTCCAGTTTTCCAGAAAGAGGCCCACAAAGTTGTCGATGAGTTGGAAAAGATCGAAAAAGAAGTAGCGAAGCAATCAGGAGATGCCGGTCTAGAAAAACTCGAAAAAACAGACCAAGTGCGCAAGCGCAAACCTCGCAAGGCGGATTAG
- the LOC117889889 gene encoding synaptosomal-associated protein 29 has product MANNYLQPVHNYFDDVDRFEDIDDDLFLKNKRTSASSHKPLQRSTNPFEIDDDEDSTASSISAQRQAYAEKRRAIEQRTLDSTEKSLGLLYETEEVGKATAIELAKQREQLEKTSHQLDEINSTLRFSQRHLNGLKSVFGGLKNYLSGNRDQPSSATASPTASQSSQEANNINAGAFGGSSAPLSPAEHYDNHPVSRIRGESNSKYQPPTQAGNPFQAHLDSNLEDMCDNLSRLKFLATDLGTEIESQNELLDNMNYKIEDVDLKMTRQNKDMNKLLKK; this is encoded by the exons ATGGCTAATAATTATCTGCAGCCTGTGCACAATTACTTCGATGACGTGGACCGCTTCGAGGATATCGATGATGATTTGTTTCTGAAGAACAAGCGAACAAGTGCTAGCAGCCACAAACCACTGCAGCGCAGCACCAACCCGTTCGAAattgacgatgacgaggactCGACAGCCTCTTCAATCTCAGCTCAGAGGCAGGCGTACGCAGAGAAGAGACGAGCAATCGAGCAACGTACTCTGGACTCGACGGAAAAAAGCCTGG GTCTGCTCTACGAAACCGAAGAGGTTGGGAAGGCCACGGCCATAGAACTGGCTAAGCAAAGGGAGCAATTGGAGAAGACCTCTCATCAATTGGATGAAATCAACTCTACCTTACGCTTTAGCCAGCGTCATCTAAATGGTCTGAAGAGTGTATTCGGAGGACTAAAGAACTATTTGTCCGGCAACCGGGATCAGCCATCCTCGGCCACGGCCTCGCCCACGGCCAGTCAATCCTCGCAGGAAGCCAACAATATTAACGCTGGAGCCTTCGGAGGATCCTCTGCCCCCCTTTCGCCCGCTGAGCACTATGATAACCATCCAGTAAGTCGAATCCGCGGGGAATCCAACAGTAAATATCAGCCGCCAACTCAGGCTGGTAACCCCTTTCAAGCCCATCTGGACTCAAATCTGGAAGATATGTGTGACAATTTATCCCGCTTGAAGTTCTTGGCCACCGACTTGGGCACTGAGATTGAATCGCAAAATGAGCTACTGGATAACATGAACTATAAAATCGAGGATGTCGACCTGAAGATGACTAGGCAGAACAAGGATATGAATAAATTGCTAAAAAAATAG
- the LOC117891414 gene encoding inactive peptidyl-prolyl cis-trans isomerase shutdown, translating to MEEDNYAYCTQMLKEPLQLEKLVGPGSLFEVEQSPFSGGDDDFKVNEMDDSENCSDVDEEELASPWTQSFEELKKLMVPINANIFKRVIREGQQDRGQVPDKARVAVRYSGYWEGESSPFDSSLMRHSKFYFETGAGCDVLEGLKAAVLTMRPYEMAEFIISYKLLFHEMGCPPRIKPRADGLFKIEVLHFTLIGDSDAFVAMSAADRDKFAVVYPKALDMYMHGKDCVKQYRYRNAVTAFERAVSSLNYCRLANDEEDRKQVDLLITLNQNLMICYNKLQHPKRVCIAMKALRSLTENKPSCKALYQEGCALSALGEYESARGIFMQAQAKQPDNKEINVKITDLDKIIKKYKEETQEIWTRALSAQKYKHLKEGTKCNPSLEKLLMAFGNSEKTSVGLLRGVYMNSDIEMLSKMAKEHKMKLSVSPINENALTLSKLNLR from the exons ATGGAGGAGGATAATTATGCATACTGCACACAGATGCTTAAGGAGCCACTACAACTTGA AAAACTCGTTGGCCCTGGATCGCTATTTGAGGTGGAACAGTCGCCATTTAGTGGCGGCGATGATGATTTTAAAGTCAACGAAATGGATGATAGTGAAAACTGTTCAGATGTCGATGAAGAGGAGCTCGCTTCTCCGTGGACCCAATCTTTCGAAGAACTCAAGAAATTGATGGTGCCAATCAATGCGAATATTTTTAAACGCGTCATACGTGAGGGGCAACAGGACCGTGGCCAGGTACCAGACAAGGCACGAGTTGCTGTGAGGTACAGTGGCTATTGGGAGGGCGAGAGTTCTCCATTTGATTCCTCGCTAATGCGCCACAgtaaattttattttgagACCGGTGCGGGCTGTGATGTGCTGGAAGGTCTCAAGGCCGCTGTACTTACCATGCGTCCATATGAGATGGCCGAATTCATTATATCATATAAGTTGCTATTCCACGAAATGGGCTGCCCGCCGCGAATTAAACCTCGTGCAGATGGACTTTTCAAAATCGAAGTTCTTCACTTTACGTTGATCGGGGACTCGGATGCCTTCGTGGCAATGTCCGCTGCAGATCGGGACAAGTTTGCAGTAGTTTACCCCAAGGCATTAGACATGTACATGCATGGAAAGGACTGTGTGAAGCAATATCGCTACCGCAACGCCGTCACTGCCTTTGAGAGGGCCGTAAGCTCACTGAACTATTGCCGTCTGGCCAATGATGAGGAAGACCGCAAGCAAGTCGATCTCTTGATCACCCTTAAt CAAAACTTAATGATTTGTTACAATAAATTGCAACATCCAAAACGCGTGTGCATCGCAATGAAAGCGTTGCGAAGTCTCACTGAAAATAAGCCTTCCTGTAAGGCACTCTACCAGGAGGGGTGCGCCCTGTCCGCTTTAGGCGAATACGAGAGTGCTCGTGGTATTTTTATGCAGGCTCAGGCCAAGCAGCCCGATAACAAGGAGATCAACGTTAAGATTACCGACCTggataaaataataaaaaaatacaaagagGAAACTCAAGAAATTTGGACTCGAGCATTGTCAGCCCAGAAGTATAAACATCTGAAGGAAGGAACCAAATGTAATCCCAGtcttgaaaaacttttgatgGCGTTTGGGAATTCCGAAAAGACGTCGGTGGGGCTTTTGCGGGGTGTTTATATGAACTCCGACATCGAAATGTTATCCAAAATGGCCAAGGAGCACAAAATGAAACTATCAGTGTCCCCCATTAACGAGAATGCTTTGACTTTGTCCAAGCTGAATCTGAGATGA